The Lolium rigidum isolate FL_2022 chromosome 1, APGP_CSIRO_Lrig_0.1, whole genome shotgun sequence region taattagcttcTAAACTCATTGTATCTTGAAAAATATGATATTacaattgagaacaagcaagtgcgtgggTGTTTGCCCTATGCCTGGGCGCTCCACGATAGTCACCTGGCGCGCGTCGACTTGGTCTCCACCGTCTGGCGAAAGGTGGACCCCGTCTGGCGGAAAACGCGTCgctcttgtttctctcacacaaCCCACGCATCCTCCGAAACCCTACCCTCTCGCGtttttggcggcggcggctccccaCGCGCTCCTCTTCCCCGCGTTCTCACCAAGTCTCGCCAGGCCACCGGCGGATCAGAGTCTCTCCAATACATGGCGTCTCTCCCTGCGAAGAAACCCTAGATGTGGCGGCGGTCTATGCCCGCCATGGCCATTGGCGGATGGAGCTCTAGATCGACGGCAACGGCAATGGCGGCCGGACAGGTAGGTACTctgtcctctccctctctccagcTACTCAAACCCTAGCGTCGCCCTCTCTTGGTCGTCTCCTCCGGCGCCGGTGACCGGGAATCGGCCAACGCCGTCCGTCTCCTCCCACTGGTGACCTCTCCCTGCTCCTTCTCCCCTcatagctttttcttgaacagggaAGAAGGACGCGACCGAACCTAGAGAACGACCGGCAGAGAGAACATGCTCCATCCCATGACCCGCGCCGCTGCTCCAACCACTGCTTCGGCAGCTGCTGCTGGTCCATCTACTTGACCGGGCCGCTGCAGTTCCAACCCATGAAAACAGGTAGATTTATGCCCTCCTTTccgttcttttctattttttcctcATTAGGTATGGGATGCAGCTAACTGAAGTTAATTTCTAGAAAAGGTTGAGAGGATCTACATGACAATCAGGCCTGCCAGTTCAACTTATTTTGTTAtgcactttttttttgtcttctcTCGCTGTTTTAGTGCCAGTTCAATTTGGTTCAGACCAAAGTAATAGTGACTCTTCTACATATGTAGATTAAAGGTATTATTTCTTGCTTTAAAAAGTACTTTTCGCTGAAGGGAATAAAGCTTCTTCAGTGCCCATGAACTTGGCGCTGGTTGGCTTCTGAAGGTGCATCAAATTTTAAACGTACCGCAGTTCATGGAAGTTACTAGCGAAGAAAAATGTTTTTGACATTATAAGCAATACAAATTCACCCTTGCTCACCAACGTCAGATCTTAATGCCCGCATTAATCTATTCAATATGCACATAATTTAGAGTTCAATAACTTATTAAACATTATTTGGAACACAAGGCATAATTTCTAACAATTACAATGAACTATGATGCAGTTACGGCGAAGTCAAAGAATAAGGAGAAAGAAAAATCAGAGAAGGAGGCATCATTGCAGGTAAAATTATGTCATGtgtttattttcttcttttcagAGATATTTTTTCACATAATACTAAGCAAGGTGAAATTACATAATACTATCTGAATTTTTAACATGTGGTATGGTGTTTGCATGCGCATAACATCGTATATAATAATAAAACTACTACATTGATAAACAGATGTATGTTTTATCTTTCTCCTTTTCCTTCTGTCACTGATCTTTAGTTACTGCAGGTGGAGCAAGGAGGACAATCAACAGATCTAGCATTTATTTTGCTCAAGCTACATGTTATTGTTATAATAAACAGTGTGTGCCTTCATTCAACATGCTATCATGGAGCTCTTATTGGGCATGGTACAGTAGCCTATTTCGCATTTAGTTATCTGGGTTGATGCATTTGAAAATTGGTACCCAAAACTGGCTTCATGTATTTGCAGTTGCAACTAGATGATGACAAATTGGATCCTGCTCAAGAACACCCCATTGTATAGAGGTTTTTTCACGGCAAGATCATTTGTGTATTTTGAAATGCTTGGTCATGACCTGTAAGCAACTTCCATCAGGCATGTATTCACTAATACTTCTACAACTATTCCCTTTGTTAGTTGAATAATGAATAATGTGGTAACTTAAACTCCCACTTTATAGGTATGTGCTATAGAAAGAATGGCTTCACAAGTATACAACAAAACTTTGACAGGTTAGGTCTCATTTCCAGATGATGTTAAATTTCGTATGTATATGTCACCAACTTACGATATTGTATCCATGGCGCACTCTGTTTAGATATTAGTGTATTGATTGTCCATGAAGGTGTTGGCATTGTTCACAGAAGCTAAAACCAAAATTATCCCGTGATTCCAAAATGAGTTTCTTCCCCTCAAAATAAGCACTTGCTATGATTACCATTAGTATGCTATTACTTCTGGCCATGGTTATGCTTGATGGGTGAGGTGCTCATCATTTATTTGGTTTTAATTGGTTGTAACAATCAGTCGATGGCATTATGCATCACCATCATGTTTCTGGCTTATTGAAATATGCTTCATGTAGTTATCATTGTTCCTATAATTGCTCTTGATTTTTTGAACCATCATGTTCTGGTGTGGTACTGGTATGTTCGTGATAACCCATAGTTTCCTTCGTGCGGGATTTTCCTCTATTACCACTTGTCATTTCTCATAGAAAGAAATTCAAGGTTGATGCATTCCGTGTCAGTTAAGCACCATCTTTTCCTCTGTTTGATATAATTGGGTTGTTTGGAACTCCTACTCTTGAGCGCTAATGATAGTTAGAAGTGATCTGTACATACAGAATGGTTCGGATGGTTAGGTAAATATCGTGTTGTTGGTTAGAATCATGGGCATATGAATCAAAATTGTTGTTTCGGAAAGGATACTCATTTTATCTTATATGGTGATCCTTCTTACGAAATTATGTTGATCCCCAGTCTGCAATAGTGTTGACCATGGCTACAATAGCTGAAGGGTCTTATTATCTAAAGATGTCTTTCAAAAAAATCCAGTAGACTTCTTGGGCAAATATCTTTTTTGGCAGCTTGAGTTGTTACAGGATGTATGGCTTATTTGTAGCTACAATTTTGCTCCATCGTGTTGTATGGCTCAAGTTGGACGCTTAGCCTGGTTACTATTTTGTTTGTGCACCAAATTGTAGCTCCATTTTGGTTTTCTTGTATCTTGAATGACTGACAAACTTATACACGGCAGATATATGCACTTGACAGTGCAAGCTGAGATCTTACCAGTTGTTATAGTCTGGGTCCTAGAAGTTGTACATGTGTTCTAATTTATTTTGGATTATTAGTTTTTTGAGTGCTAAGATTACGTACTAAATATTGCTAGCGTTCTCTCTTCTcaagttacatatatagttgaataTAGAAGTGGTTATTTTGCAGATCAGCAGTATAGTGGTTCTTCATGAATATGAGTTTCTCACAAGCAGTGTGAATTAACTACTGGTGTCGTAGCATTTTGTGTAGGATTATAGGTACAATGATTCATGTTCTACATAAATTAGCATTTTGTGTAGCATTTTTTCATATTGTTCATGAATATGAGTTTCTCAGAAGCAGGGTGAGTTCCTCACAATGCACACTGGTTCCATACTTTGTATTTCCTGTCTCCATCAAATTTAT contains the following coding sequences:
- the LOC124650134 gene encoding uncharacterized protein LOC124650134; this translates as MWRRSMPAMAIGGWSSRSTATAMAAGQGRRTRPNLENDRQREHAPSHDPRRCSNHCFGSCCWSIYLTGPLQFQPMKTVTAKSKNKEKEKSEKEASLQVEQGGQSTDLAFILLKLHVIVIINSVCLHSTCYHGALIGHVATR